Part of the Terriglobales bacterium genome is shown below.
CGATGTGCTCGTGGAAAAGATGCGTGCAGGCAAGCTGAATGGCGGCAGCTCAGTGCAACTTCCTTCATCGATGTCGATGCCCGCCATGAAACGCGCGCTGGCAACGATTGGTTTCGGAGCGCTGGTTCCGTCATTGAAACGCTCGCCCTACGACGACTTCATGATGCGCTTCCACAATTATCTGAAAGAGAACTCAGGCTTTCAGCAAAAGTGCCCTAAGCAGCATTGGGAGTTCCCTCCGGGTTCTAGCTGGATGGTCTATACCGACATGGTGAGTCACGCTGTTCTGTCAGGTCAGTTTGCGTTGGAACAGACCTTAATCGTTGCGAAACAGGCCATGGTCACACCGGAGAAATCGCCGTACGGTGTGCTGGCGAAGTTGGCCACTGCGCATTAGTTGGCTGTCTCTCTCTTTTAGTCCTGGATTAGCGTGGCGTTGCCTTGCGTAGCTGGTAAGATGCAACAACGCCAAATCCAATGAGCACAGCCGCCTCCGCTGTTCCTCACGAGTCTCGAGTTCCCGGTTCGCATCTGTTCCTGCTCTTTGTTTGGGCAATCTGGCTGATCTGGTCGGCGATTCGTCCTCACGACTATCTAACCTGGACGCTGGAAGTGTTCCCCGCCGTGTTCGGTATGGCAGCTCTACTGGCCATCTACAACCGCTTTCGCTTTACGACACTGGTATACACGCTGATCGTGTTGCATTGCGGGATTCTGTTTGTCGGCGGGCACTATACCTATGCCGAAGTTCCACTCTTCAACTGGATTCGCGACCACTTTCATCTCGCTCGTAACGATTACGATCGTGTCGGTCACTTTGCGCAGGGATTCGTGCCATACATAGTTGCGCGAGAAGTCGCGATTCGGCGGAGGATCTTCAGAACCAGGGGTTGGCGAATTTTCTTCTGCATAGCCATGTGTCTCGGCATTAGCGCACTATACGAGTTGATCGAGTGGCAGTCTGCGGTGATTGGAGGCGCTTCAGCCAATGCCTTTTTGGGAACGCAAGGCGATCCGTGGGACACGCAGGAGGACATGGCAACGGCATTGTTTGGGGCGGCAATCTCTGGGCCCGTTTTAAGGCGCTTACATGATCGCGCACTGGCAACGCTTACCGAAACGAATGCGCCTGGCACCTTGACGAACTAAGCTCTGCTTTGCAGCACAGACCAGGATGGCTGTGCTGAAACGGCAACCAAGGGCTCGGATGGTTACTGCACTGCGCGCTGTGTTTTGCTGGCTCTCGCGCCACCTTGTCCACCACCCACGTCTTCAAAGCGGACATTCATGATCGGATACTCTTTCCAGTCTTTGTAGTCGTAGTGCCACCACTCGTTCGGGTATATCGTGAACCCTTCTGACTCCATTGCGCCGCGCAGCGTGGCGCGATGTTGTCGCTCTTCCGCGGTACCACCCGGATACTCGGGAAAGGATCGGGGTGTCATCTCGTCGTAGATACTGGGCATTGATACCTCCCGACCCGTCTTCAAGTCGTAAATGCTCAGGTCGACGGCACAGCCCCTATTGTGTTTGGAGCCGGTTGCCGGGTCGGCAACGAAAATCTTTTTGTCATCGGGCGTGGCGTCCCAAAACATTTTGGTCACGTACCAGGGACGATAGGCATCGTGAATCACGACTCCATAGCCTTCCGCATGTAATTTCTGATTCGCGCGTATCAGGGCCTCGGCTGCCGGGCGCTGAAGGAAGGCCCGCGCCTGCGAATACATCGGCGTACCGAGAAAGTTCTGGTTAGTTGCGTAACGAATGTCGAGCTTGATCGTGGGGTCGAGCTTTACCACCTCGACCAGATCGGGACTGCGGAACGGGCCAGCTTCGACAGGAGGGACGGCTTGTAGGGCTTCCGCCCGCAACACCTCCACGGGTCGCTGCGGTCTGAGATGAAAGATACCGTCACTGATCTCCTGGCTCGGTTGAACACGGCCGGCATGTAGCAGCGTTCCGCAGGAGATGAACAGAACGAGGCTCAGACGCAATCGGGGGGTGGTCACGTGCGCCTTCTCCTTTTGCAGACTAATACTCCAATCACGCTACAAAGGTTTCATCTTTCTTTTACTGCCTTTCCTCCGTATTTGGAGCTTCATCAGGATTTGGACTGGATGATGGCCCACTGGCAGCCGAGGCAGACGTATCCAGGATGATCGCCGGAACATCCTGCTGACGAACTAGTTGGTTGAACGCGGCAATGTCATTTTTTACAACCTGATCCCATCGCCCAACCTGCTCATCGCTGCGCTGCTTCAACATGTCGAATACCTGGTAAGACTGTCCTGTAGGTGCCGCATCTGCAGTAGATACGGATCCCGCCAGAGCTACAAGTTCGTTGTTGAGCCGGATGGGATAGTTCAGGACGTCTTGCGAACTCTTGGCCTTTGACTGGATCAGCGCGTCCTGAATTGGATCGATCTTCTGCTGCAATTTCTTGCCGGCGTCGCGAACCGCTTTGCCGTGATCATCTTTGGGCAGGCGCTTGTCCAAATCGTCGATCTGCTTCTTTACGCTGTTGATCTGATTCACGGCATCGTCTACCTTGCTCACTTGATCGCGAATTTGGAGAAGCAGGTCGAATTGCTTTTGCAGATCGGCTTGCGTCACCTGGAGGCGCGGATCGCCTTTGATCTCAAGTGGCTGGGTGTAGCTCTTACCACGCACCGTGAGACGTACCTGATAGCTTCCCGGAACTGCAACTGGACCCGAATTGCTTCCACCCCAGAGAATCGCGCCCGGAACCTTGGTGGAATCCTCATAACGCAGATTCCACACAAAGCGATTGAGTCCAGCGTTTCCAGTTGGATTTGCCGGCTGCTGGCGGGAAAAGCCTTCGCCCGCTTCTTCACTCTGCGCTTCAGTTACGCTCGGCTGCTTCGGCGGGAAAGTACGAATTACCTTGCCGCCGGCATCGAGGATCTCGACAGTGACATGTTCCTCTTTTGGTTTTGCGCCGGAAACTTCGCGGGTGGACTCCTGTTTCTGCGCTTCCGTCTTCGCGCCAGT
Proteins encoded:
- a CDS encoding DUF2238 domain-containing protein, producing the protein MSTAASAVPHESRVPGSHLFLLFVWAIWLIWSAIRPHDYLTWTLEVFPAVFGMAALLAIYNRFRFTTLVYTLIVLHCGILFVGGHYTYAEVPLFNWIRDHFHLARNDYDRVGHFAQGFVPYIVAREVAIRRRIFRTRGWRIFFCIAMCLGISALYELIEWQSAVIGGASANAFLGTQGDPWDTQEDMATALFGAAISGPVLRRLHDRALATLTETNAPGTLTN
- a CDS encoding M15 family metallopeptidase, whose product is MTTPRLRLSLVLFISCGTLLHAGRVQPSQEISDGIFHLRPQRPVEVLRAEALQAVPPVEAGPFRSPDLVEVVKLDPTIKLDIRYATNQNFLGTPMYSQARAFLQRPAAEALIRANQKLHAEGYGVVIHDAYRPWYVTKMFWDATPDDKKIFVADPATGSKHNRGCAVDLSIYDLKTGREVSMPSIYDEMTPRSFPEYPGGTAEERQHRATLRGAMESEGFTIYPNEWWHYDYKDWKEYPIMNVRFEDVGGGQGGARASKTQRAVQ